A genomic region of Candidatus Zixiibacteriota bacterium contains the following coding sequences:
- a CDS encoding glycosyltransferase family 2 protein — MSTIDYTLLAILLAAILMTLWVYAGYPLFLWLCARLVRREPLRTQELPQVTLVVTAHNEEKRIAQKLDNALAQDYPPERLHVIVVSDASTDRTEEIVNGYRERGVKLMVIPERRGKHYGQGRGVQAAATDIVVLSDATTFLKNDALRTIVRNFADPEIGCVSGQDGIKEDADTSAGEGAYVRYEMALRRLESRVTSIVGASGSFFAVRKDMCERWIDDMSSDFYLPIMTYMKGFRSIIDEQAIGYYSVLHDPSREFQRKLRTIVHGLEVIFHLKGILNPFRYGIYAIQMWSHKLLRWLVPFALIAAYAANVALWSAGLWLQVLLVLQSALYVLALAGYLIKSLQQYLILRIPLYFIMVNLSILVAWIQYWRGEKYVVWKATER; from the coding sequence GTGAGCACGATCGATTACACTCTCCTCGCAATTCTGCTGGCGGCGATTCTCATGACCCTCTGGGTCTATGCCGGTTATCCGCTGTTCTTGTGGTTGTGCGCGCGCCTGGTGCGCCGCGAGCCGCTGCGCACGCAGGAGCTGCCGCAGGTAACGCTGGTGGTCACGGCGCACAATGAAGAGAAGCGGATCGCGCAGAAGCTCGACAATGCGCTGGCGCAGGACTATCCGCCCGAGCGACTGCACGTGATCGTGGTGTCCGATGCCTCAACCGATCGTACCGAAGAGATCGTGAACGGCTATCGCGAGCGCGGCGTGAAGCTGATGGTCATACCGGAGCGGCGGGGGAAGCACTACGGCCAGGGACGTGGAGTGCAGGCGGCGGCGACCGACATCGTCGTGTTGTCGGATGCAACGACATTTCTTAAGAACGATGCGCTCCGCACCATCGTCCGCAACTTCGCCGATCCGGAGATTGGCTGCGTGTCGGGGCAGGATGGCATCAAGGAGGATGCCGACACCTCCGCCGGCGAGGGTGCCTACGTGCGCTACGAGATGGCCCTGCGACGGCTGGAGAGCCGGGTGACTTCGATCGTCGGCGCGAGCGGCTCATTTTTTGCGGTGCGCAAGGACATGTGCGAGCGCTGGATCGACGACATGTCGAGCGATTTCTACCTGCCGATCATGACCTACATGAAAGGTTTTCGCTCGATCATTGACGAGCAGGCAATCGGCTATTACAGCGTGCTGCACGATCCGTCGCGCGAGTTCCAGCGCAAGCTGCGGACGATCGTCCACGGGCTGGAAGTGATCTTCCATCTGAAGGGGATTCTTAATCCGTTTCGCTACGGCATCTACGCGATTCAGATGTGGAGCCACAAGCTGTTGCGGTGGCTGGTGCCGTTCGCACTGATCGCGGCGTATGCCGCCAACGTGGCGCTGTGGTCGGCGGGGCTGTGGTTGCAGGTGTTGTTGGTGTTGCAAAGTGCGCTGTACGTGCTGGCACTGGCGGGTTATCTGATCAAGTCGCTGCAACAGTACTTGATCCTCCGCATTCCGCTCTATTTTATCATGGTCAATCTTTCGATTCTGGTCGCGTGGATCCAATACTGGCGCGGCGAGAAGTACGTGGTATGGAAAGCGACCGAAAGGTAG
- a CDS encoding FemAB family PEP-CTERM system-associated protein, which translates to MRRVENYSDDMEAAWRDFVNQAPGATVAHQIEFRKVIAAGLGCQPHYLLVRDGVAVSGVLPLFLVRTWWNARYLISVPWLDYGGVCAADEESACLLVDRSRELAKTTGASFIELRSVEPIGCELATATERVTFLADLSAGSESLWKNFDAKLRNQVRKAQKSGLTVEYGRHNFLDEFYRVFARRMRDLGTPVWSKRLFAAVLDAFPDSAEIVLVKHGEETATGALLLKFRGRDYIPSAAAYDRFIKSCPYHALYWSVIERGCREGSRWFDFGRSSIDSPTYKFKIQWSETPVPLAWQYSMHGITEVPQINPHNPKYRLAQKIWRRLPLPLANWLGPAVIKNFP; encoded by the coding sequence TTGAGGCGAGTAGAGAATTACAGCGACGACATGGAAGCCGCCTGGCGGGATTTTGTCAACCAGGCACCGGGAGCAACGGTCGCGCATCAGATCGAGTTTCGGAAAGTTATTGCCGCAGGTCTGGGATGTCAGCCGCATTATTTGCTCGTGCGCGACGGCGTGGCGGTGTCGGGTGTGCTACCGCTCTTTCTTGTACGTACGTGGTGGAACGCGCGCTACCTGATCTCGGTGCCGTGGCTTGATTACGGCGGCGTGTGCGCGGCGGATGAAGAATCGGCGTGCCTGCTGGTCGACCGCTCACGCGAATTGGCGAAGACCACCGGCGCCAGTTTCATCGAACTGCGTTCAGTGGAGCCGATCGGCTGTGAGCTGGCGACGGCGACGGAGCGGGTCACGTTTCTCGCCGATCTCAGCGCGGGGTCCGAATCGTTGTGGAAGAATTTTGACGCCAAGCTGCGTAATCAGGTGCGCAAGGCCCAAAAGTCGGGACTGACGGTCGAGTACGGCCGACACAATTTTCTTGACGAATTCTACCGGGTATTTGCTCGGCGGATGCGCGATCTGGGCACGCCGGTGTGGAGCAAGAGGCTTTTTGCTGCGGTGCTCGATGCCTTTCCGGACTCTGCTGAGATCGTGTTGGTCAAGCACGGAGAAGAGACGGCGACGGGTGCGTTGCTGCTGAAGTTTCGCGGACGGGATTACATTCCCTCGGCAGCGGCGTACGATCGGTTCATCAAGAGCTGCCCCTATCATGCGCTGTACTGGTCGGTGATCGAGCGCGGTTGCCGGGAGGGGAGCCGCTGGTTTGATTTTGGCCGATCATCGATCGACTCGCCGACGTATAAATTCAAGATTCAGTGGTCGGAGACGCCGGTGCCGCTGGCGTGGCAATATTCGATGCACGGGATCACCGAAGTGCCGCAGATCAATCCGCACAACCCGAAGTATCGGCTGGCGCAGAAGATTTGGCGGCGTCTGCCGCTACCGCTGGCGAACTGGCTGGGGCCGGCGGTTATCAAGAACTTTCCGTAG
- a CDS encoding DegT/DnrJ/EryC1/StrS family aminotransferase: protein MQNHLVAPAGTPIILGELVRTLTDRINQSSHYETLAARIVRFTGQPYCYFLGSGRAAQALLLAAMKELRPGCDEVVLPAYTCYSVAASAVRAGLKMRLVDVDPLNFDFDYTSLGRQDCRKVVAVVGCNLFGVLNDWDRLQGLAKANGYLLVDDGAQSFGAKRAGQVSGTFGTAGFYSLGRGKALTTYNGGILVTDNPELARLLAARVTALRAPGVLAEVSSYLRMFLYATFIKPKLYWIPASLPFLGIGETVYEADFKIARLSRVQATAATVVLENVLFFNRMRAANAEELGRRVLKLGRFAIPGWQEEECPPYLRLPVLAPDRETRERAIAELRHRGVVATRMYPSTLCDIPGIDKHLATTASDFPGARTLVDRLFTLPTHPLVADADIETIIRCLGEI from the coding sequence ATGCAGAATCATCTTGTCGCGCCGGCCGGAACGCCGATTATCCTCGGCGAACTGGTGCGGACGCTGACCGACCGCATCAACCAATCGTCGCATTACGAGACGCTGGCCGCGCGGATCGTGCGCTTCACCGGACAGCCGTACTGCTATTTTCTGGGCAGCGGCCGCGCCGCACAAGCGCTGTTGCTGGCGGCGATGAAGGAACTTCGTCCCGGCTGCGACGAGGTCGTGTTGCCGGCATACACCTGCTATTCGGTGGCTGCTTCCGCGGTACGCGCCGGGCTGAAGATGCGGCTGGTGGATGTTGACCCGCTGAATTTCGACTTCGACTACACCAGTTTGGGGCGACAAGACTGCCGGAAAGTCGTGGCCGTGGTGGGGTGCAATCTCTTCGGAGTTCTCAATGATTGGGACAGGCTTCAGGGACTGGCCAAGGCGAACGGCTACTTGCTGGTCGACGATGGCGCGCAATCGTTCGGCGCCAAGCGCGCAGGTCAGGTCTCGGGGACGTTCGGCACGGCGGGATTTTACAGCCTCGGCCGCGGCAAAGCGCTGACGACCTACAACGGCGGCATCCTGGTGACCGACAACCCGGAACTGGCGCGACTTCTGGCGGCGCGAGTGACGGCGCTGCGAGCGCCCGGGGTGTTGGCCGAAGTCAGCAGTTACCTGAGAATGTTTCTATACGCGACGTTCATCAAGCCGAAGCTGTACTGGATACCGGCTTCGTTACCGTTCTTGGGAATCGGCGAGACCGTTTACGAGGCCGACTTTAAAATCGCGCGCTTGTCGCGGGTGCAGGCCACGGCGGCCACGGTGGTCCTGGAGAACGTGCTGTTCTTCAACCGGATGCGCGCCGCCAACGCGGAAGAGCTGGGTCGGCGGGTGTTGAAGCTGGGCCGATTCGCTATTCCCGGCTGGCAGGAAGAAGAGTGCCCTCCATATTTGCGCTTGCCGGTGCTGGCGCCGGATCGGGAGACGCGCGAGCGGGCGATTGCGGAATTGCGGCACCGCGGAGTTGTTGCCACCAGAATGTATCCCTCGACTCTTTGCGACATTCCCGGAATCGACAAGCATCTGGCGACCACCGCAAGCGATTTTCCGGGAGCCCGGACGCTGGTTGACCGGCTGTTTACGCTGCCGACGCATCCACTGGTGGCGGATGCGGATATCGAGACGATCATTCGGTGTTTGGGCGAGATTTAA
- a CDS encoding glycosyltransferase, whose amino-acid sequence MESDRKVAVSHVISGDLWAGAEAQACTMLTALHRRGEVAVSAMVLNPGKLVERLRAEGVPVDVIDESRLRFRQIVAAARQIVHDHPVDILHSHRYKENILAAMIKRRTRVRALVQTVHGVQERMSGLKSLKVRAYGQLNRFVSRRYFELILPVSEDIRRHLETIYPAGKLQTVHNAIDVAGVRTQKAATTVRRELEIADDAIVFGSVGRLAAIKGFEVFMRVAKDVAARQPGVRFVLVGDGPERRSLEELRQSLGLTETVVMTGFRDDILDVMNSFDVLLMTSWHEGIPVALLEAMALGKPTVATAVGGVGEVIADGVSGVLAPAGDVARLAEACAKLAGDQALRAQSGSAARTRVETAFSTTRQCQQLEEIYRRVAR is encoded by the coding sequence ATGGAAAGCGACCGAAAGGTAGCCGTCAGTCACGTGATCTCCGGCGATCTGTGGGCCGGCGCCGAGGCGCAGGCCTGCACGATGCTGACGGCGCTGCATCGACGCGGGGAGGTCGCGGTCTCGGCGATGGTGCTGAACCCGGGCAAGCTGGTCGAGCGGCTGCGCGCCGAAGGTGTCCCGGTGGATGTCATCGACGAGAGCCGGCTGCGGTTTCGACAGATTGTGGCCGCGGCGCGCCAGATCGTGCACGATCACCCGGTCGACATCCTGCATTCGCACCGCTACAAGGAGAATATTCTGGCGGCCATGATCAAACGCCGCACGCGCGTGCGGGCACTGGTCCAGACCGTCCATGGTGTGCAGGAGCGCATGTCGGGGTTGAAGTCGCTCAAGGTGCGCGCCTACGGCCAACTCAACCGGTTCGTTTCGCGCCGCTACTTCGAATTGATTCTGCCGGTCTCGGAGGACATCCGCCGACACCTGGAGACGATCTACCCGGCCGGCAAGCTGCAGACGGTGCACAACGCAATTGATGTCGCGGGGGTGCGAACGCAGAAAGCGGCAACGACGGTGCGCAGAGAATTGGAAATCGCGGACGACGCAATCGTCTTCGGCTCGGTCGGACGACTGGCAGCGATCAAAGGCTTCGAAGTATTCATGCGCGTCGCCAAGGATGTTGCGGCGAGACAGCCGGGCGTCCGGTTTGTTCTTGTCGGTGACGGTCCGGAACGGCGGTCATTGGAGGAATTGCGGCAATCACTCGGTTTGACGGAAACCGTGGTAATGACCGGATTTCGCGACGACATTCTCGATGTGATGAATAGCTTTGATGTGCTCCTGATGACCTCCTGGCACGAGGGAATTCCGGTGGCACTATTGGAGGCGATGGCACTGGGCAAGCCGACGGTCGCAACCGCCGTGGGGGGAGTCGGCGAAGTGATCGCGGACGGTGTCAGTGGTGTGCTGGCGCCGGCGGGAGACGTGGCGCGACTGGCTGAAGCCTGCGCGAAGCTGGCCGGCGATCAGGCACTGCGCGCTCAGTCGGGGAGCGCAGCGCGCACTCGTGTCGAGACGGCGTTTTCGACGACGCGGCAATGTCAACAACTGGAAGAAATCTATCGGAGAGTGGCGCGGTAA
- a CDS encoding glycosyltransferase has product MSSPKINLIHIVLEMNIGGLQRLITDMTLAMDRERFNIEVICLDDLGCFAEVLQSHGVAVHLLRRHDRHLALYPLRLAKFLRARKAHIIHMHPATFIFGALASPFAGRPIVVYTEHGRAVPEERVRVMEDRVSGFFVDRIIAVSKDLESYLADTVKLPAGKICTVINGICVKDFQPRPKAPALLHEFGIAPDAKVLGTVARIDSVKDQLTMIKAFALARQRVPQARLLLVGDGPLRAELEEYARGNGLADVVQITGQRSDVPKLLNLFDIFVLSSLREGTSISLLEAMASGVAPIVTKVGGNPAIVAHGVDGLLVEPQNPETLAAAMVELLADDTRRRVIAERATRKVHEEFSIETMARKYVAIYYELLRRRRKFRHLVPAEAARRD; this is encoded by the coding sequence GTGTCCAGCCCCAAGATTAATCTCATCCATATCGTGCTGGAGATGAACATCGGCGGCTTGCAGCGGCTGATCACCGACATGACGCTGGCGATGGATCGCGAGCGCTTCAATATCGAAGTCATCTGCCTTGATGATCTGGGCTGCTTCGCCGAGGTGCTGCAGTCGCACGGCGTTGCGGTGCATTTGTTGCGGCGCCACGACCGGCATCTGGCGCTCTATCCGTTGCGGTTGGCCAAGTTTCTGCGGGCGCGCAAGGCGCACATCATCCACATGCATCCGGCAACCTTCATCTTCGGCGCACTGGCTTCGCCCTTTGCCGGTCGCCCGATCGTAGTCTACACCGAGCACGGCCGCGCGGTACCGGAGGAACGAGTCCGGGTGATGGAGGATCGGGTTTCCGGCTTCTTTGTCGATAGGATCATCGCCGTCTCGAAGGATCTGGAGTCTTATCTGGCCGACACGGTCAAGTTGCCGGCCGGGAAAATCTGCACCGTTATCAACGGCATCTGCGTCAAGGATTTTCAGCCGCGCCCTAAGGCGCCGGCTCTGCTGCACGAGTTCGGCATTGCCCCGGACGCCAAGGTGCTGGGCACGGTGGCGCGCATCGACAGTGTGAAAGATCAGCTGACGATGATCAAGGCGTTTGCGCTGGCGCGACAGCGTGTGCCGCAGGCGCGGTTGCTCCTGGTAGGCGATGGCCCGCTGCGGGCGGAGCTGGAAGAGTATGCCCGAGGTAACGGCCTAGCCGACGTCGTGCAGATCACCGGCCAGCGCAGTGACGTACCCAAGCTGCTGAATCTGTTTGATATCTTCGTGCTCTCGTCGCTGCGGGAGGGTACGAGCATCTCGCTGCTGGAGGCGATGGCCTCCGGCGTGGCGCCGATCGTGACGAAGGTGGGCGGTAATCCGGCAATCGTTGCGCATGGAGTCGACGGCCTGCTGGTGGAACCGCAAAATCCCGAGACGCTGGCGGCGGCGATGGTCGAGTTGCTTGCTGATGACACGCGCCGCCGCGTGATCGCCGAGCGGGCGACACGCAAGGTGCACGAAGAATTCAGTATTGAGACAATGGCGCGCAAGTACGTCGCCATCTATTACGAGTTGCTGCGGCGGCGGCGAAAATTCCGGCACCTGGTGCCGGCGGAAGCAGCGCGGCGCGATTAA
- a CDS encoding CapA family protein, with protein MATSEIVLSAVGDVMMGELPACSGFGVGSMIERYGPEFPFAKIGAAFAGSDIVFGNLEVVLSRFDRARDPFGSIHLRAQPEALAGLRKAGFNVMALANNHIMQHGRAAVEETLKSLKEAQIAATGIEAAEIGVENLAVTTVKGARVGFLAYNFRPPQYFVDPPIDVAGSEERVLSDLERYRGSADFLVLALHWGEEFVNRPSSEQVRLGRKMIDAGASAILGHHPHILQGIETYRRRVIAYSLGDFVFDLWQQRLRESMVLRLTLHEPTRVTHEVRPICINRSWQPELLEGSAAAALQARIAGLSGWIDADLPAAEYDELVKSELRRFRREVYLHYIRNARRFGVKRFWANLQGIVGRRLRRVAESH; from the coding sequence ATGGCGACGAGTGAGATTGTCCTGAGCGCCGTCGGCGATGTGATGATGGGCGAATTGCCCGCATGCTCCGGATTCGGCGTCGGCAGCATGATTGAACGCTACGGACCGGAGTTTCCGTTTGCGAAGATCGGCGCGGCGTTCGCGGGATCAGACATCGTCTTCGGGAATCTCGAAGTCGTCCTGTCGCGATTCGATCGCGCGCGCGATCCGTTCGGCAGCATCCACCTGCGGGCGCAGCCGGAAGCGCTCGCGGGGCTGCGCAAGGCGGGGTTCAACGTTATGGCGCTGGCCAACAATCACATCATGCAGCACGGCCGCGCCGCAGTCGAGGAGACGCTGAAGTCTCTGAAGGAAGCGCAGATCGCGGCTACCGGCATTGAGGCGGCCGAAATCGGCGTCGAGAATTTGGCGGTGACAACGGTCAAAGGCGCGCGCGTCGGATTTCTGGCGTACAACTTCCGGCCGCCGCAATACTTCGTCGACCCGCCGATCGATGTCGCCGGCAGCGAAGAACGGGTCTTATCCGACCTGGAACGCTATCGAGGGAGCGCGGATTTTTTGGTGCTGGCGCTGCATTGGGGCGAGGAATTTGTCAACCGGCCGTCCAGCGAGCAGGTGCGGCTGGGGCGCAAGATGATTGACGCCGGGGCGAGCGCGATCCTGGGGCATCATCCGCACATTCTGCAAGGGATCGAGACCTATCGCAGACGCGTGATTGCCTACAGCCTCGGCGACTTCGTTTTCGATCTGTGGCAGCAGCGTTTGCGGGAGTCGATGGTGCTACGATTGACTCTGCACGAGCCGACGCGCGTCACGCACGAAGTCCGGCCGATTTGCATCAACCGCAGTTGGCAGCCGGAACTCCTCGAAGGGAGCGCGGCTGCAGCGCTGCAGGCGCGGATCGCGGGCCTATCGGGATGGATCGACGCTGATCTTCCCGCGGCCGAATATGATGAGCTGGTGAAAAGCGAGTTGCGCCGATTCCGGCGCGAAGTTTACTTGCATTACATTAGAAACGCACGGCGATTTGGGGTGAAAAGATTCTGGGCGAACTTGCAGGGCATCGTGGGCCGGCGGCTGCGCCGCGTTGCGGAATCTCACTAA
- a CDS encoding glycosyltransferase, whose product MRILFLAHFIPHPPTGGASLRNYNIVKELAKTNDVHLVTFSQRDRHPTRERIEQSRRVLAEFCREVTIVDVPTDYSRLKWYALLAFNTFSAAPYSAWRFWSKEMVAVLNRTLERHQFDVVHVDTIALAGYHQYLRGLPAVLNHHNVESSLLLRRSAIEKSPAARWYVRQQGNKLRAAEIAALTTYDGNIAVSELDRQELLSYAPGARVVEIPNGTDTEFFHPDETTPPTTSLVFAGSMAWYPNSDAMILFGEKIWPLIKAEVPEVVMNLIGSRAPEAVLRLAENDPQFRTLGFVDDVRPTIAAAAVYVVPIRVGGGTRLKILDAMAMGKAIVSHPIGAEGLDVRDGHDIVIAEAPEEFARRVIDLIRDPERRKQLATNARQSVMKKYAWGIIVPRLVEFYREVAARDARRG is encoded by the coding sequence ATGCGAATCTTGTTTCTGGCGCACTTCATCCCGCATCCGCCGACCGGGGGTGCGTCGCTGCGAAATTACAATATCGTGAAGGAACTGGCGAAGACCAACGACGTCCACCTAGTGACGTTCTCGCAGCGCGACCGGCATCCGACGCGCGAGCGGATCGAGCAGAGCCGGCGCGTGTTAGCAGAGTTCTGCCGCGAGGTCACGATCGTCGATGTTCCGACCGACTACAGCAGGCTGAAGTGGTACGCGCTGCTGGCGTTTAATACGTTTTCGGCGGCGCCGTATTCGGCGTGGCGATTCTGGTCGAAGGAGATGGTGGCGGTGCTAAACCGCACGCTGGAGCGCCACCAATTTGATGTCGTGCATGTCGACACGATTGCGCTGGCGGGATATCACCAGTATTTACGCGGGCTGCCGGCGGTGCTCAACCACCACAACGTGGAATCCAGTTTGCTGCTGCGCCGGTCGGCGATCGAAAAGAGTCCGGCGGCGCGGTGGTATGTGCGGCAGCAGGGCAACAAGCTGCGCGCGGCGGAGATCGCGGCGCTGACAACCTACGACGGCAATATCGCGGTGTCGGAATTGGACCGGCAGGAATTGTTGAGCTATGCGCCCGGCGCGCGGGTGGTCGAAATCCCGAACGGCACCGACACGGAATTCTTCCATCCCGACGAGACAACGCCGCCGACGACCAGCCTGGTGTTTGCCGGCTCGATGGCATGGTATCCGAACAGCGACGCGATGATCTTGTTCGGCGAGAAGATCTGGCCTCTGATCAAGGCCGAGGTGCCGGAGGTGGTGATGAATCTCATCGGTTCGCGCGCACCGGAGGCCGTGCTGCGACTGGCGGAAAACGACCCGCAGTTTCGAACGCTGGGATTTGTCGACGACGTGCGGCCGACCATCGCCGCCGCAGCCGTGTATGTCGTCCCAATCCGGGTCGGCGGCGGCACGCGTCTGAAGATTCTCGATGCCATGGCGATGGGGAAGGCGATTGTGAGCCACCCGATCGGCGCCGAGGGACTCGATGTGCGCGACGGCCATGATATCGTCATTGCGGAAGCGCCCGAGGAATTTGCCCGCCGGGTGATCGACCTGATTCGTGATCCGGAACGGCGGAAGCAACTGGCGACCAATGCGCGGCAGTCGGTGATGAAGAAGTACGCGTGGGGAATTATCGTGCCCCGGTTGGTGGAATTTTATCGTGAAGTCGCGGCGCGCGACGCAAGGCGAGGCTGA
- a CDS encoding polysaccharide deacetylase family protein — protein sequence MSRVFKQIILALLYYSGLLTVRDWIAQNRGNRRACVLMYHRVLDDPEAREEYAQTGIAVSTATFAAQVAHLARRYTVLTAGDYVGRLRRDEPLPSRCAVITFDDGWRDNFEHAYPILKRYGIPATIFVCSDFVDSTAKFWFHDLLHAVVTQKLGPRELQAALETAADGRRDDLRVPETLAGVYLLDHFLRLAKSLTAPEIDKLLTAVRPAAGAEKSEWAERRFVLSWDEIAAMEPDIVEIGSHGRSHRLLTAIPATEARQELLESKRILEAKTGRKVRVAAYPNGAYDETIKGYAVAAGYEGAFAVDVGDGSQDLFAVPRVGLHEGATAGLGGRFSRAKFALLLSRARRQPSQSARGGY from the coding sequence ATGTCACGAGTATTCAAGCAGATTATCCTGGCACTCCTCTATTATTCAGGGCTGTTGACCGTGCGCGACTGGATTGCACAGAACCGCGGCAATCGGCGCGCCTGCGTGTTGATGTATCACCGCGTGCTCGATGATCCCGAAGCGCGGGAGGAGTACGCGCAGACGGGGATTGCAGTCTCGACGGCGACTTTCGCCGCGCAAGTGGCGCACCTGGCGCGGCGCTACACGGTGCTGACGGCCGGCGACTACGTCGGACGGCTGCGGCGCGACGAGCCATTGCCGTCCCGATGTGCCGTGATCACATTCGACGACGGCTGGCGCGATAACTTCGAACACGCGTATCCGATTCTCAAACGTTACGGGATACCGGCCACGATTTTCGTCTGCAGCGATTTTGTCGATAGCACGGCCAAGTTTTGGTTTCACGATTTGCTGCATGCGGTGGTGACACAGAAATTGGGGCCGCGCGAGTTGCAAGCGGCGCTGGAGACGGCGGCCGATGGAAGGCGAGACGACTTGCGGGTTCCGGAGACGCTGGCCGGGGTTTACCTGCTCGATCACTTCCTGCGCCTTGCGAAATCGCTTACGGCACCCGAAATTGATAAACTCCTGACGGCAGTGCGACCGGCGGCTGGCGCCGAAAAGTCGGAGTGGGCGGAACGACGATTTGTGTTGAGCTGGGACGAGATTGCGGCGATGGAACCGGATATTGTTGAGATTGGCTCACACGGGCGGTCCCATCGGTTGCTGACGGCGATCCCGGCAACGGAGGCGCGGCAGGAATTGCTTGAATCGAAGCGGATCCTGGAAGCGAAGACGGGTAGAAAAGTGCGCGTCGCGGCTTATCCGAACGGCGCATATGACGAAACTATCAAGGGATATGCGGTGGCGGCGGGTTATGAGGGAGCGTTTGCTGTTGATGTCGGCGACGGGAGTCAAGACCTGTTTGCGGTGCCGCGTGTCGGATTACATGAAGGTGCTACGGCCGGCCTCGGCGGCAGGTTCTCGCGAGCGAAATTCGCGCTGCTGCTCAGCCGGGCGCGGCGGCAGCCGTCGCAGTCGGCGAGAGGCGGGTATTAG
- a CDS encoding acyltransferase — MEMRTTLTKIIGYLRGYWLMRRVKTTGPIKVYGKIKIRNPVGRITIGKRTKLYPGVVFDFEAALPGTQPEVTIGEHAHIGDRTEIHCGSKVVIGNRVSLSWDVLVMESDYHAAHHGAGEPRPIIIDDDAWIGARATILKGVHIGKSAIVGACAVVTKDVPPYTVVAGNPARVVKTLDPGSQSEPGKTT, encoded by the coding sequence ATGGAAATGCGAACGACGCTGACAAAGATCATCGGGTACTTGCGGGGCTATTGGCTGATGCGGCGAGTCAAGACGACCGGGCCGATCAAGGTGTACGGAAAGATCAAGATCAGAAATCCGGTGGGGCGAATCACGATCGGCAAGCGCACCAAGCTCTATCCGGGGGTCGTCTTCGACTTTGAAGCGGCGCTCCCGGGCACGCAGCCGGAGGTGACAATCGGCGAGCACGCACATATCGGTGATCGCACCGAGATTCATTGCGGCAGCAAGGTTGTGATTGGTAATCGCGTCAGTCTGTCGTGGGACGTCCTGGTGATGGAGAGCGACTACCATGCGGCCCATCACGGCGCGGGCGAGCCGCGGCCGATAATCATCGACGACGATGCCTGGATCGGAGCGCGGGCGACGATTTTGAAGGGCGTGCATATTGGCAAGTCAGCAATTGTCGGCGCCTGCGCGGTGGTGACCAAGGATGTCCCGCCGTACACAGTGGTGGCCGGGAATCCGGCGCGCGTGGTAAAGACGCTCGATCCCGGCAGCCAGTCGGAGCCGGGCAAGACAACGTGA